DNA from Solidesulfovibrio fructosivorans JJ]:
CAAAAGCCTTGATGGCGGCCAGGGACTCCCAGTAGCTGACGAAGGTCACCTCGACCATGCCGTCGACTTCGCGTGTGAGAATCTGGTGCCCCCGATACCCCGGCGTCGCCGACGTCTCGGCCACGCCCGTGGCGACCAGATGGGCCAAAAACCCGTCCCTATGGACCGGCGGACACAGACATTTCCATTCCCTGGCAAGCATCACGGCAACCTCTCCACATCGACGACCGCTTCGTAATAGGGCGTGCCCTGTCCCACGGCGCTGACCATATCCGGGATGATCGTGTTGATCCCCTGCCCGGCCTTGATCCAGCCGCCCCGTTCACAACAGACCACGTCCGGGCGCAGGGCCGGATCGTGGCGCACGGTCACGGGAAGCGAACCGAGTTCGCCGACCAGTCTGGCCGGGCCGCCGTCGGCAATGCCGCACCGCGTCGCTTCCGAGGCGGCCATGGCCAGCACAATGGGGCCGCCATGATCCCCCGGCACCCGCTCGGAGCACAGATGCTTGGCCATGCCCGGGGTGAGCAGCCGATACGGGTAGCGCGTGGCGACCCGGCAGTCGTCGCAGCCCGCGACGTCCGTCAGGAGCTGGAATCGGCCGCTCGGGGTATCGAATTTCCCGTCCGCCCAGGGCACCATGGGGGCGTTTGGAATGCGCACCGGCCCTTTCCACAAATCGTCCCAGGCCACGCCCTGCTCAAGCAGTGGCCGCAGGATCAGCCGCAGCCACGCCTCGTCGCTTTTGATGAACGCGTCGGCAAAAGGAAAGCGTCTGGCCAGGTCCATGAAGATGTCGAACTGGGACCGGCACTGCCCGGGTGGCGGCGCGGCCGGAAGGAGCGGCCCTACGTGGTTGTGGCCGAAGCTGGCCACGATGTCGCGCTGCTCGAAAAAGGCGGCGCAGGGCAGAAACAGGTCGCAGTGGCCGGCCGTGTCGTCGAGAAAGAGGTTCATGTCCACGACAAAGGGCACGGCGTCGAGCGCCTTGGCCACCAGATTGGAATTGGGGGCCATGCACACCGGGTTGGCGGCGCTTATGACCGCCATTTCGATGGGCGGGTCCTTGGCTGCCAGAATCTCCCGGCCGATTTGCGGCATGAGGAGCTTGCGGCGCGGCGGATGGAGCCCCTCCCCCCACATTTCCTGGTCGTACGGGCCCCATTCCTCGAAGCCCTGGGACACGCCGCCGCCGGGAATGCCAATGTTGCCGGAAACGGCCCCCAACGCATCCACCGCCCGCACCAGCTCATGGCCCAGCGTGAAGCGGTGCAGGCCCCAGCCTAAAAGCGTGGCCGTGGGCCGGCCGGCCGCGTAGGCCTCGGCCAGCGCGTCGACGAGATCCGGCTCCACATCGCAGGCCCGGCGCAGCTGTTCCGGGGAATAGCGATGCAACAGCGCCAGATAGGCGTCCAGGTTATCACAACGGTGGGCAAGGAATTCCCGATCCTCCCGGCCGGTGTCCACGATGCGCCGGGCCACGGCCAAGGCCAGAAAGGCGTCGCGGCCGGGCCGGGGCGCGATGTGCAGGTCGGCCAGGGGCACCGATTCGCACGGGCGCGGGTCGATGAGGAGGATGCGGGCGCCGCGTTTTTTGGCCTCGCGCAGATGGACCATGATCCCGGGCTGGGTGGCCACGGGATTGCGGCCCCACAAGACGATGGTGCGGGCGTTTAAAATATCCAGGGGATCGTGGGAAACGCGCGGCCCGTAATCGAGGCTTTGGGCGGCGTAGCCCGTGCCGCCGCAAAGCGTGCCGGCCAGGGTGGTCACCCCGCCGAGGTGGGCGAAAAAGCGGGCATTGACGATTTTCAGGGCCGTGCGCTCGCCAAAGCCCATGTAATAGAGGATGGACTCCGGGCCGTATGTGGCCACGCAGGCTTTCAGCCGGTCGGCCATCTCGTCCAGGGCATCGTCCCAGGTGACCGGGACAAAAGTGTCACCCCGCCGTCGAAGCGGCGTCAACACGCGCTCAGGGCTGTAGAAGCGGCGCAAAAAGGCCGGGGCCTTGCGGCAGATCGTCCCTTTGTTGACGGGGTGGTCGGGGTTGCCGGTCAATTTCACCACCCGGTCCCCTTCCACATGGGCGAGCAGGCCGCAGGCGCTGGGGCAATCCCGGGTGCAGGTGGCGACGAAGATTTTCGCGCCGTCTTTCATGTCTCCTCCGGATGCGGGCGTGACCGTTGGCGTCACCCCGCCAACCGGCGTCAATACCGGGAGAAGACTATCGGCGCAAGCCGCGTCGGGTCACGCCTGAAGAGGCTCGGTCCCGGCAAGCGGCAGAGTCAGAAAAAAGGTCGTGCCCTGGCCCGGCCGGCTGACGAAATCCACCACCGCCTTGTGGCGGGCCATGATGGCGTGGACGATGGCCAATCCCTGGCCCGTGCCCTTGCCCACCGGTTTGGTGGTGAAAAAGGGGTCGAACACGCGGGCGCGCGCCGTTTCCGGAATGCCGGTCCCGGTATCGGCAATGGCGATGCGCACGGCGTTCCCTTGGCGGGCGGCGCTGACGCTGATGACGCCCTTGTCCCCGGTCCCGGCGTTTTTTTCCTCGATGGCCTGGGCCGCATTGACGATAATGTTCAAAAGCGCTTGGTTGAATTCGCCGGACACGAACGGCACCAAGGGCAGGTCGTCTTCGATGTCCGTTTCCACGTCGGCCACGTATTTCCAGGCGCTGCGGGAAACGGCCAGGGCGTCGTCTATGGCTTCGGCCACGTCGATGGGCCGCGAGCCCTCCAGGTCCGGATGGGCGAAGCGCTTCATGGAGCCGACGATGGCGGCCACCCGGTCGAGGCCCTCGCGGGATTCGCGGATGGCCGCCGGCGTTTCCTCGAGCACAAAGCGCAGGTCTTCGTCGGCCAGCATGGCGGCGAGCTGTTCCGGCAGGTCTTGCGCTCCGGCCCGGGAGGCCAGGACCAGGGCGCTTTGCTTGTCGAGCAATTCCACGAGCCGGCTCAAGGCGTTGGCCAGAAATTCAAGGTTCCCGCTGACATACTGCACCGGGGTATTGATCTCGTGGGCAATGCCGGCCGCAAGCTGCCCCAGGGATTCCATCTTGAGCGCATGGGCCAGTTGGCGTTCCATGTCCTTTTGAGCGGTGACGTCGACCACACTCGCCACCACTTCGTCGATGGTCCCGTCCGGGCCGATCAAAGGCGCGGCGCTGACGGACACGAAACGCCGCCCGCCTTTGGGCCGGGCGATGGAAAGCACCATGTCGTAGACCGGCTTTCCCGTGGCCATGACCCGATCGAAGGGATACCCACCCGGGGGCAGGGGATGGCCCTCGAGGGTCTCGGGGAAAAATCCCGGATCGTTATAGGCCAGGGAGCCCGAACCGCGCGCCGCCAACTCCAAAATGTCCTCGGCCCGTGGGTTGCAAAAAACGATGGTTCCCTTCCTGTCGAACCGGACCACGCCGCCCGGCAGCGTGTCCATGAGCAGGGCGGAGTATTCCCGCTCCCGGCGCAGGGCCTCGTCGCCGCGAAGGCGCATCATGGTGCGCTCGAGACGTTCGGCGACGACCCGGACGAACTCCGTCTCCTCGGGCGAAAAGGGCGCGTCGGCGTAATGCGCTTCCAAGAGGGCGTCCGGCTGCCCGGACCGGGCCAGGAGAAACGACACACGATGCGGCCCCGGCGCGAAGCCAGGGGAAGCGAACGCCTGGCCGTCGGCCAAAATGCGCGCTCCGGCGGCCTGCGGGCGTTCCATAGCCGACGGCAGCAAGGCCGCGATGCCGCGAAAAAGCCTTTCCCGGGGCTGGTCGAACCGCTGGATCACGGCATGGACGTCGGCCAGGCAGGCGAGCGTCTTGATGTTGCGCGCAAGGACCGCCCGCTCCTCCCGGGCCTCGAGGCGGCAGCGGCGCAAATCCCAAAGCAGGCGCAGCCGCGCGGTCAGCTCGGCCGGCCCGACCGGCTCGCGCACGACCTCGTCGGCGACGGCAAGCGCCCGGGCAACCGTCCCCTCGTCGGCGTCGGGCGGCAGCACGGCCACCACCGGAAAGCGGTCGGGCTCTCCCTCGCGAAGCGTCTTCACGACGGCGGCATGTCGGTCGAGGTGCGCCAGATCGGCCACCAGCCCCCGGCACTCCCCGGGCAGGGAAGCGCTGTCGGCCACCGTCCGTACGAAAAACCCCGCCGCCTCCAAACCGGCGGCAAGATCGGCCCCCGCCTTCCCGTCACGCCACACGCCGATCACGCTCATGTCCACCTCATTGGCGCTTGCGCCCGTGTCCGATGGCGGGGCCGTTGCCCAACACCACACAATTCCTGTATACGGCAGAGGACAATCCCATTCCCAAGCCCCGATTCCAAGGAGAACCCCATGACCGCATTGGCCATCCTGGCAGCGATCCTCGTTTTGGCCGGCGCTTGGCTCGTCGCCATCTACAACGGCCTGGTGCGCGGCCGCAACCTGGCCGCCGAGGCCCAAAGCGGCATGGACGTGCAGCTTAAGCGCCGCGCGGACCTGATTCCCAATCTCGTTTCCACGGTCAAAGGCTATATGGACCACGAACGCGGCGTTTTGGAGTCGGTCACGGCACTGCGCGCCAAGATCGACGTCGCGCCGGACGCCGCCGCCCGTTTCCAACTCGAAGGCGAGCTTTCCACGGCGCTCGGTCGGTTCATGGCCGTGGCGGAAAACTATCCGGCCCTGCGGGCCAGCGAAAACTTCCTGGCCCTGCAACAGGAGCTGGCGGCCATTGAAAACGAAATACAGCTTGCCCGCCGCTATTACAACGGCGCGGCCCGGGCCCAGAACAACCGGGTGCAGTCGTTTCCGACCAACCTGCTCGCCCCGGCCTTCGGTTTCACCACCTTTCCCTATTTCGAGATCGCCGACCCGGCCGACCGGGCCGTGCCCAAGGTCGGCTTCGACGCGGGAGGCGGGTCGTGAACACCCGGCGCATCCTGCTGTGCGCCGCCATCCTGACTTTTTTCGCGGCCGGCGTCACCGTGGCCCGGGCCGACACGCCCTCGGAACGCATCCTGTCCTTTGACAGCCGCATCGTCATCGCCCCGGACGCCGCCCTCACCGTGACCGAAACCATCGAGGCCCAGACCGCCGGCAAGACCATCCGCCACGGCCTCGTGCGGGAGTTTCCCACCCGCTACCGCGCGCCAGGCGGCAAAACCGTCACCGTCGGCTTCAAGGTCCTCTCCGTCAGCCGCGACGGACATAAGGAAGCTTACCACATCAGAGACGTGTCCAACGGCAAGAAGGTGTACATGGGCCAAAAGGACGCCCTGCTGCCGCCAGGGCGGCACACCTACGTCCTGACCTACCGCACCGACGGGCAGGTCGGGCAGTTTCCCGAATTCGACGAGCTCTACTGGAACGTGACGGGCAACGGCTGGCGGCTGCCCATCGACGCGGCCACGGCCGCAATCGTGCTGCCGGAAGGGGCGACGGTCACGCGCTATGCCGCCTACACCGGCAGGCAAGGAAAA
Protein-coding regions in this window:
- a CDS encoding antibiotic biosynthesis monooxygenase family protein, with the protein product MLAREWKCLCPPVHRDGFLAHLVATGVAETSATPGYRGHQILTREVDGMVEVTFVSYWESLAAIKAFAGADIGRAVLYPGDDAYAIVPETVVRHYEVVEATLV
- a CDS encoding molybdopterin-dependent oxidoreductase — encoded protein: MKDGAKIFVATCTRDCPSACGLLAHVEGDRVVKLTGNPDHPVNKGTICRKAPAFLRRFYSPERVLTPLRRRGDTFVPVTWDDALDEMADRLKACVATYGPESILYYMGFGERTALKIVNARFFAHLGGVTTLAGTLCGGTGYAAQSLDYGPRVSHDPLDILNARTIVLWGRNPVATQPGIMVHLREAKKRGARILLIDPRPCESVPLADLHIAPRPGRDAFLALAVARRIVDTGREDREFLAHRCDNLDAYLALLHRYSPEQLRRACDVEPDLVDALAEAYAAGRPTATLLGWGLHRFTLGHELVRAVDALGAVSGNIGIPGGGVSQGFEEWGPYDQEMWGEGLHPPRRKLLMPQIGREILAAKDPPIEMAVISAANPVCMAPNSNLVAKALDAVPFVVDMNLFLDDTAGHCDLFLPCAAFFEQRDIVASFGHNHVGPLLPAAPPPGQCRSQFDIFMDLARRFPFADAFIKSDEAWLRLILRPLLEQGVAWDDLWKGPVRIPNAPMVPWADGKFDTPSGRFQLLTDVAGCDDCRVATRYPYRLLTPGMAKHLCSERVPGDHGGPIVLAMAASEATRCGIADGGPARLVGELGSLPVTVRHDPALRPDVVCCERGGWIKAGQGINTIIPDMVSAVGQGTPYYEAVVDVERLP
- a CDS encoding two-component system sensor histidine kinase NtrB is translated as MSVIGVWRDGKAGADLAAGLEAAGFFVRTVADSASLPGECRGLVADLAHLDRHAAVVKTLREGEPDRFPVVAVLPPDADEGTVARALAVADEVVREPVGPAELTARLRLLWDLRRCRLEAREERAVLARNIKTLACLADVHAVIQRFDQPRERLFRGIAALLPSAMERPQAAGARILADGQAFASPGFAPGPHRVSFLLARSGQPDALLEAHYADAPFSPEETEFVRVVAERLERTMMRLRGDEALRREREYSALLMDTLPGGVVRFDRKGTIVFCNPRAEDILELAARGSGSLAYNDPGFFPETLEGHPLPPGGYPFDRVMATGKPVYDMVLSIARPKGGRRFVSVSAAPLIGPDGTIDEVVASVVDVTAQKDMERQLAHALKMESLGQLAAGIAHEINTPVQYVSGNLEFLANALSRLVELLDKQSALVLASRAGAQDLPEQLAAMLADEDLRFVLEETPAAIRESREGLDRVAAIVGSMKRFAHPDLEGSRPIDVAEAIDDALAVSRSAWKYVADVETDIEDDLPLVPFVSGEFNQALLNIIVNAAQAIEEKNAGTGDKGVISVSAARQGNAVRIAIADTGTGIPETARARVFDPFFTTKPVGKGTGQGLAIVHAIMARHKAVVDFVSRPGQGTTFFLTLPLAGTEPLQA
- a CDS encoding LemA family protein, with protein sequence MTALAILAAILVLAGAWLVAIYNGLVRGRNLAAEAQSGMDVQLKRRADLIPNLVSTVKGYMDHERGVLESVTALRAKIDVAPDAAARFQLEGELSTALGRFMAVAENYPALRASENFLALQQELAAIENEIQLARRYYNGAARAQNNRVQSFPTNLLAPAFGFTTFPYFEIADPADRAVPKVGFDAGGGS